A single Anaeromusa acidaminophila DSM 3853 DNA region contains:
- a CDS encoding carbon-nitrogen hydrolase family protein: MKTAKNFLLGLCQMATRVAKEENLRQAEQMVQQAAREGCRVVVLPEMFSCPYQAALFPKYAEPASGETVRRMSDWARENGVILVGGSIPEIDEAGRVYNTSFVFDEQGVLLGRHRKMHLFDVEIAGGTCFRESDTLTAGNELTLCDTSVGVVGVGICYDMRFGAMAAELVRRGADLLIYPAAFGWTTGPAHWELTLRARAVDHQIFVVGAAPAKLEGAVYEAYGHSLVADPWGRILFQADETEQLVKVEIDRAVQEKVRAELPLLQHSREDYRLLP; encoded by the coding sequence ATGAAAACAGCTAAAAATTTTTTATTGGGACTTTGTCAGATGGCTACACGCGTTGCTAAGGAGGAAAATCTGCGCCAGGCAGAGCAGATGGTGCAACAGGCGGCCCGCGAAGGCTGTCGCGTGGTGGTCTTGCCGGAAATGTTCAGTTGTCCCTATCAGGCGGCGCTGTTCCCGAAGTATGCAGAACCGGCTTCGGGAGAAACCGTACGGCGTATGAGCGACTGGGCCAGGGAGAACGGTGTCATTTTAGTAGGCGGATCCATTCCAGAGATTGATGAAGCGGGGCGCGTCTATAATACGTCCTTTGTTTTTGACGAACAGGGAGTTTTGTTGGGGCGACATCGAAAAATGCATCTGTTTGACGTGGAAATTGCAGGGGGGACTTGTTTTCGGGAATCGGATACATTAACAGCTGGAAATGAGTTGACTTTGTGTGATACTTCCGTAGGCGTGGTGGGGGTCGGAATCTGCTATGACATGCGCTTCGGCGCTATGGCCGCGGAATTGGTGCGGCGAGGGGCCGATTTGTTGATTTATCCGGCTGCCTTTGGCTGGACGACTGGGCCGGCTCACTGGGAACTGACGTTGCGGGCCAGAGCGGTAGATCACCAGATTTTTGTTGTCGGGGCTGCGCCGGCGAAGCTCGAAGGGGCTGTTTATGAAGCATATGGACATTCACTGGTGGCGGATCCTTGGGGCCGAATTTTGTTTCAAGCCGATGAAACGGAGCAACTGGTGAAAGTAGAAATAGATCGCGCGGTGCAAGAAAAGGTGCGCGCGGAATTGCCGCTGCTGCAGCACAGCCGCGAAGATTATCGGCTTCTGCCGTAG
- the nuoB gene encoding NADH-quinone oxidoreductase subunit NuoB: protein MWKLLNTILQTGCVTESTAAPAPLTLRGRLQQTECCSQCHHCVAACPTGALTTQPEWQWNPERCTFCGLCLESCERHLLQHVPESYHAFHTTLGKTLAEETHRMFGRSLAVRHLDAGSCNACDFEMAALGNPYYDLARYGISFVASPRHADLLMVTGGVTHHLKDAVLRTYEAMPEPKLVLTVGTCSSGGCVNGAPYALAGKVEDFIPVHMKLPGCPPRPQALLYALLLLIGRKP, encoded by the coding sequence ATGTGGAAATTGCTAAATACTATTTTGCAAACCGGTTGTGTCACTGAAAGCACAGCCGCTCCCGCGCCGCTCACACTGCGCGGTCGGCTGCAGCAAACAGAATGCTGCAGTCAATGCCACCATTGCGTAGCCGCCTGTCCGACAGGCGCCCTTACCACGCAGCCTGAGTGGCAATGGAATCCGGAACGCTGTACATTTTGCGGCCTTTGTCTGGAGTCTTGCGAACGCCATTTGCTGCAGCATGTCCCGGAAAGCTATCACGCTTTTCATACGACTTTAGGAAAAACGCTTGCTGAGGAAACGCATCGTATGTTCGGCCGTTCTCTGGCAGTCCGCCACCTCGACGCAGGCTCCTGCAATGCTTGCGATTTTGAAATGGCCGCCTTAGGAAATCCTTATTACGATTTGGCGCGTTATGGCATTTCATTTGTCGCCTCGCCCCGTCACGCCGACCTATTAATGGTCACTGGCGGTGTTACGCATCACCTAAAAGACGCTGTTTTGCGCACTTACGAAGCCATGCCGGAACCCAAGCTCGTTCTAACCGTGGGCACCTGCTCCTCCGGAGGCTGCGTTAACGGCGCTCCTTACGCGTTAGCCGGAAAAGTAGAAGATTTTATCCCGGTGCACATGAAGCTTCCCGGCTGTCCGCCTCGCCCGCAAGCCTTACTGTACGCTCTTTTGCTGCTCATTGGCCGCAAGCCTTAA
- a CDS encoding type II asparaginase: MNRKVLVTLAVLVVFLCSLQVAFAAEPSNNHLPNIKILATGGTIAGSGATSTTTVGYTAAVVPVDALINNVPELKKVANVSGEQIAQIASENMTNKVWLKLAKRINELLASDDVDGIVVTHGTDTIEETAYFLNLVVKSEKPVVIVGAMRPPTAMSADGPMNLYNAVVIAGTKEAHNKGVLVCLNDAINGAREVTKTNTSLLDTFRAPELGYLGYMQGGKAYFYRESTRKHTTHSEFDITGLTDLPRVDIVYGYANNSRDGLDAFVAHGAKGIVHAGVGDGSLFTEVKQGLIDARKQGVVIVRSSRVGNGILARNGEANDDELDFVASDTLNPQKARILLMLALTKTKDTKEIQRMFWEY, encoded by the coding sequence ATGAATCGGAAAGTTCTTGTCACCTTAGCTGTCCTGGTAGTCTTCCTCTGCAGCTTGCAAGTAGCCTTTGCTGCAGAACCCAGTAACAATCATCTGCCCAACATCAAAATTCTTGCCACAGGCGGCACTATCGCCGGATCTGGAGCCACCAGCACTACCACTGTTGGCTACACCGCGGCTGTAGTTCCCGTGGACGCGCTCATCAACAACGTACCGGAACTTAAGAAAGTAGCCAATGTAAGCGGCGAGCAGATTGCGCAAATCGCCAGCGAAAATATGACCAACAAAGTTTGGTTGAAATTGGCTAAACGCATCAACGAACTGCTGGCTTCCGATGATGTGGATGGAATTGTCGTTACCCATGGTACCGACACCATCGAAGAAACGGCCTATTTCTTAAATCTAGTCGTTAAAAGTGAAAAACCGGTTGTCATCGTTGGCGCTATGCGTCCGCCGACAGCCATGAGCGCTGACGGCCCGATGAACCTGTACAATGCAGTCGTCATCGCCGGCACCAAAGAAGCTCACAATAAAGGCGTGCTGGTCTGCTTGAACGACGCCATTAACGGCGCTCGCGAAGTAACCAAAACCAACACTTCTCTCTTGGACACCTTCCGGGCTCCTGAGCTTGGCTACCTCGGCTATATGCAAGGCGGCAAAGCTTACTTCTATCGTGAATCCACCCGCAAACATACGACCCACAGCGAATTCGACATCACCGGCCTGACCGATCTGCCTCGCGTAGATATCGTCTATGGCTATGCTAACAATTCCCGCGATGGCCTGGACGCTTTTGTCGCTCATGGCGCTAAAGGGATTGTCCATGCCGGCGTTGGCGACGGCAGCCTCTTTACCGAAGTAAAACAAGGTTTGATTGACGCCCGCAAACAAGGCGTCGTTATTGTCCGCAGCTCTCGCGTAGGCAATGGCATTTTGGCCCGCAACGGCGAAGCTAATGATGATGAACTGGACTTTGTCGCTTCGGACACCCTCAATCCTCAAAAAGCGCGCATTTTATTAATGCTGGCTTTGACCAAAACCAAAGACACCAAAGAAATTCAACGTATGTTCTGGGAATACTAA